One segment of Penaeus vannamei isolate JL-2024 chromosome 3, ASM4276789v1, whole genome shotgun sequence DNA contains the following:
- the LOC113813102 gene encoding larval/pupal cuticle protein H1C, which yields MNALTLVCAFAAVAVCSAGVTHSSVLSHHVALPHSLPHDPVGVQQVPVAAVGHHAPLVTVKHHGSPLLHVAPSVHKTSVVHHAAPVAVPHAAYGAVSHSVPVVAAHGTVGVSHSAPVAVAHAAHGVSHGAVAVSRPVAVAHAAPVAVTHSAPVAVSHAAPVAVSHPAPVAVSHPAPVAVETPVKSQYHAQDELGQYSFGYNAGDSARHESRDAYGNVRGSFSYVDSYGNVQSQHYVADDYGFRVAGTNLPRHKRSYGTFPASTGPLATVAHVAPVVHAAPAVASVAHVAHAAHAVAPVAALSHAVAPAAHVAHAVAPVAHSGVYGYSSPLRGFSYGYRTGPSVSTYRSYAPVLSHAGVY from the exons ATGAACGCTCTT ACTCTCGTGTGCGCCTTCGCGGCCGTGGCTGTGTGCAGTGCTGGGGTCACCCACTCCTCCGTCCTTAGCCATCACGTggcactccctcactccctcccccatgaCCCCGTGGGCGTCCAGCAGGTGCCGGTTGCCGCCGTGGGCCACCACGCGCCCTTGGTCACCGTCAAGCACCACGGCTCTCCTCTGCTTCACGTCGCTCCTTCTGTGCACAAGACCTCTGTAGTTCACCACGCTGCTCCTGTGGCTGTGCCCCACGCCGCCTATGGTGCCGTGTCCCATTCTGTCCCTGTGGTTGCAGCCCATGGCACTGTGGGCGTGTCTCACTCTGCCCCCGTGGCTGTGGCCCACGCTGCCCATGGTGTATCTCATGGTGCAGTGGCTGTCTCTCGTCCAGTGGCCGTGGCCCACGCTGCCCCTGTGGCTGTGACTCACTCGGCCCCCGTGGCCGTGTCCCATGCAGCCCCCGTGGCCGTCTCTCACCCCGCCCCCGTGGCCGTCTCTCACCCCGCCCCCGTGGCCGTCGAGACCCCCGTCAAGTCCCAGTACCACGCCCAGGACGAGCTCGGACAGTACTCCTTCGGATACAACGCCGGCGACTCCGCCCGCCATGAGAGCCGCGACGCCTACGGCAACGTGCGAGGCTCCTTCAGCTACGTCGACTCCTACGGCAACGTCCAGTCGCAGCACTACGTCGCCGACGACTACGGCTTCCGCGTGGCCGGCACCAACCTCCCCCGACACAAGCGCTCCTACGGCACCTTCCCCGCCTCCACCGGCCCCCTGGCCACCGTGGCCCACGTGGCCCCTGTGGTCCACGCCGCCCCTGCCGTGGCTTCCGTGGCTCATGTAGCTCATGCCGCCCATGCCGTGGCCCCTGTGGCTGCTCTCTCCCATGCCGTGGCTCCTGCGGCTCACGTGGCCCACGCCGTGGCTCCCGTGGCCCACTCCGGCGTCTACGGCTATTCCTCTCCCCTCAGAGGCTTCTCCTACGGCTACCGCACCGGCCCCTCCGTCAGCACCTACAGGAGCTACGCCCCTGTGCTGAGCCACGCCGGCGTCTACTGA